A stretch of the Stegostoma tigrinum isolate sSteTig4 chromosome 34, sSteTig4.hap1, whole genome shotgun sequence genome encodes the following:
- the LOC125446593 gene encoding beta-2-microglobulin-like codes for MMLKLAILAVIVALSQAGSPNVQVYTYKMMKEGEPNVLLCHVKNFSPPNIKLELLENGIIIPNTTQSDLSFESDWSFKLTRHVEFTPHSGVKYACRVTHNDESKVVQLDAY; via the exons ATGATGCTGAAGCTGGCCATCCTGGCCGTAATCGTGGCTCTGAGCCAGGCCG GTTCTCCAAATGTACAGGTGTATACCTACAAAATGATGAAGGAGGGCGAACCCAACGTGTTGCTCTGTCATGTCAAAAATTTCAGCCCCCCCAACATCAAGCTGGAGCTGCTGGAGAATGGAATTATCATTCCCAATACCACCCAGTCTGACCTGTCCTTTGAGTCCGACTGGAGTTTCAAACTAACTCGTCATGTGGAGTTCACCCCACACAGTGGAGTCAAGTATGCCTGCAGGGTGACCCACAATGACGAATCAAAAGTGGTGCAGCTTG ATGCCTACTAG